The sequence CTGTGTGATGCCACCATGGTCGTGTGCAGATCTACAGCGTGCGGCTCATGACGGCCGCGGTGACGGCGTTCGGGGCTCTCCTGGCGGCCCTGTCCGGGTGCGGCAGCGACAGATCCGGTCCTGTCGACGCCGGCGGTGCGCAAGGTCCCCGCCATCCGGTCGTCTCGGCCCTGCCCGCGACCGACCCGACCCGTATCCCGGGCGTCGGTGACCGGCTGCAGCGGCGGATCCCCAGCGACTCCGGTCAGGTCCTGGCGGTGTACGGCAGGGGCGAGGATTCACCCGACTCCACGGTCGTGCTGTACACGAAGGAAGGTCCGGAGTGGCGGCCGGTGGCCCGTTGGGACGCACACAATGGCCGGAACGGCTGGACCACGGACCACCATTCGGGCGACGACCGCAGTCCCGTGGGCGTGTTCGGCCTCTCGTACGCGGGCGGCGTGCTCGACGACCCCGGCAGCAGGCTCCCGTACGATCAGGACGCGTACGCCTACGCGCCGACGATCCAGGGCGAGGCGTACGAGCACGTCTTCGACTACGTCATCGCCATCGACTACAACCGCCGGCCGGGCACGGTGCCGCACGACCCCGTCCGCCCCCTGGGTGACGACAAGGGCGGCGGCATCTGGCTGCACCTCGACCACGGCGACGGCACGTCCGCCTGTGTCAGCGTCCCCGAGGACGCGATGAGGTTCCTGCTGCGCACGCTGGACCCGGACATGCACCCGGTCATGGTGATGGGGGACGAGAAGGAGTTGAGCGCCTGACGCGACGAGGCGTCATTGCGGGGCGGGGCCGACTGCCCGTAGAACACGGGCCATGAGAAGACGGATAGTCATGTCCATGCTCGCCGGGGCGACCCTCATGGCGAGCGCGCTCTTCGGCACCGGGGCCGCCACCGCCCAAGCGGCCGATGTCCCGGCCGAGTTCGGCACGGACTGGCACGACCCGGTCACCGCGGCACCGCCGGTCGACCGGCCGCAGACCACATCGTGCCAAGTCGACCTGGCCGACGCGCAGTTCCGCGACTTCACGCCCTATCGCGGGACGTACACCCCGCCCCAGGGCTGCGGCGACCACTGGAGCAAAGTCGTCCTGCGGCTCGACGGCAAGGTGAAGGGCCGCCAGTACGACCGGCTCGGCTATGTGCACGTCGGCGGGGTCGAGATCCTGCGCACCTCCACCCCGGAGCCCTCGCCCGACGGCATCGAGTGGCACGTCGAGAAGGACGTCACGCGCTACAGCGACACCTTCCGCAGCGCTCAGGACGTCGAGATGCTGATCGGCAACGTCGTGGACGACACGTACACCGGCGTCCTCGACGTGCACGTCACGCTGACCTTCTACGCGGGCCGCCCCGCCGAGCGGACCCCCGACCGCGTCCTGACCCTCGCCGACACACCCGGCGGTACGACCCTGACCGCTCCGCGCAACAGCGAGCGCATCGTCGCCGAGGTCTACGCGACCGGTTCGGGCGGCGGCTGCGAGGAGTTCTGGTACCTCACCGTGGCCGACCCGGCGTCGTACTCCTGCAAGGCCGATCACGGCCCCTACCGTGAGGTGCAGATCAAGGTCGACGGCCAACTCGCAGGAATCGCTTCGCCGTTCCCGAACGTCTGGACCGGCGGCTGGTCCGACCCCTTCCTCTGGTACGTCATCCCCGCGCCGGGTGCCTTCGACGTACGGCCCGTCCAGTACGACCTCACGCCGTTCGCGGGCCTCCTCGACGACGGCCGTCCGCACCGCGTCGAGGTCTCCGTCGTCGGCGTGCCCGCGGGGCAGCAGGGCTGGAGCACACCGGTGAACGTGCTGGTCTGGCAGGACGCGCACCGCGCCCGCCTCACCGGCGCGCTCACCGCGGACCGGGCGACGGACATCGCCAACTCGTCCGTCTACACACCTGGTCCGGAGAACCGGGTGAACACCGAGGCCGGACACCGCCTCACCGTCTCCGGGTACCTGGACACCTCGCACGGCCGCGTGACGACGACCGTCACCCGCGCGCTGGCCAACACCTCCGTGCACCGCTGGACCGACGGTGAGAACACGGACGCACTGGACGCGACCTGGACCGACGACGAGACGGTCACCACTGGCGGACACGGCCCTGCACGCACGACGCACACGCACCGGACGTACAGCCTGAACGGCACGACGACCATCGGCGCGGACAACAGGCTGCGCACGGTGCTGACGCTCGGCGACCGCGCGTCGGTGACGGAGCGACGGGACGGCCGGCGCACCGCGTGGTCGTGGCTGGATGACACCTACGGCGGTGACGCGGCGTACACGATCAACGTCCCGCGCGACCAGCGGCACGCGGTGGGCACGTCGAGCGAGCGCTATCGGCTCCACGGCTCCGGTGGCTGCTACGACCGTTCGTTGGCCACGTCTCAGGGGGTGCTGACGGAGGACCGCGAGCGCTGCTGAGCGCGGCGGTGCGGGAAGAGTTCGGAGAGCCGGCAGGTCGAATCCGTGGTGCCGGTCCGGCCGTCCGCGAAGGAGCCGGCTGCGGAGGCCGGCTGACGCCCTTGTCCGAAGCGCAGGCCCCCTCCGCCCACCGGTGGAGCGGGGCCACGGTGCTGTCGTGGAGTGTGCCGGTCAGCAGCTCTTGGCCGTTTCCCCGCCGAAGTCCTTGGACGTCTCCCCGTCGATCAGCGTGTCCAGCAGCACGCCCAGCACCTCGCGCTCCTTCCCGGTCAGCGGAGCGAGTATCTCCTCGGCCGCGGACCGGCGGGCGCCGCGCAGCTCGCGCAGGGTCGCCCGCCCCTCGTCGGTCAGCTCGATCCGGGTCACGCGCCGGTTCGCCGGATCCGCCGCCCGCCGGACCTTCCCGCTCGCCTCCAGCCCGTCGACCAGCGTCGTCACCGCGCGCGGCACCACCTCCAGACTCTCGGCGAGGTCGGCCATGCGCGGGGGCGAGGGGTAGTGCGCGAGGGTGCGCAGCAGCCGGGACTGGGCCGGGGTGACGCCCAGATCGCGCTGTTCCAGATGGCGCTTCTGGATGCGGTGCACCCGGCGGGTGAGTCGCAGCAGCTGCTCGGCGAGCAGGCCGGCGGAATCGGGGGTGCTCATGCGGGAACAATATCAGGATGCCGTTCATTGTGAGTATAGGTAACAATGAGCTATGATCCATCAGTCATCGTCGGCCGACCCTTGACCGGCGCAGTTCACCTCCGTAGGAGCCCATGCACCCCGACCGTGAACCATCCTGGACCCCGCCTGCCGAAGCCAAGGAACAGCCCCGGCAGGTGCGCCGCATCCTGAAGCTCTTCCGCCCCTACCGTGGGCGGCTCGCGATCGTCGGCCTGCTGGTCGGCGCCTCCTCGCTGGTCTCGGTGGCCACGCCGTTCCTGCTGAAGGAGATCCTCGACGTCGCGATCCCCCGGGGCCGCACCGGCCTGCTGAGCCTGCTCGCGCTCGGCATGATCCTCAGCGCGGTCCTCTCCAGCGTCTTCGGCGTGCTGCAGACGCTGATCTCGACCACCGTCGGCCAGCGCGTCATGCACGATCTGCGCACCGCCGTCTACGGCCGGCTGCAGCGCATGTCGCTCGCCTTCTTCACCCGCACCCGCACCGGCGAGGTGCAGTCCCGCATAGCCAATGACATCGGCGGCATGCAGGCCACCGTCACTTCCACGGCCACCTCTCTGGTCTCCAATGTCACCAGCGTGGTCGCCACGGTCGTCGCGATGGTCGCCCTCGACTGGCGGCTCACGGTCGTCTCGCTGCTTCTGCTGCCGGTGTTCGTGTGGATCAGCCGCCGTGTGGGCAACGAACGCAAGAAGATCACCACCCAGCGACAGAAGCAGATGGCCGCCATGGCCGCCACGGTCACCGAGTCGCTCTCGGTCAGCGGCATCCTGCTCGGCCGCACCATGGGCCGTTCGGACTCGCTGACCGCGTCCTTCGCCGAGGAGTCCGAGCGCCTGGTCGACCTCGAGGTGCGGTCGAACATGGCCGGGCGCTGGCGCATGGCCGTGATCACGATCGTCATGGCCGCGATGCCGGCCGTCATCTACTGGACGGCAGGCCTGGCCCTGCAGTTCGGCGGCCCGAAGGTCTCGCTCGGCACCATCGTGGCCTTCGTCTCGCTCCAGCAGGGACTGTTCCGCCCGGCCGTGGGGCTGCTCGCGACCGGCGTCCAGATCCAGACCTCCCTCGCGCTCTTCCAGCGCATCTTCGAGTACCTCGACCTGCCGATCGACATCACCGAGCGAGAGCGGCCCGTCCACCTCGACCAGATCAAGGGTGAAGTCCGCCTGGAGGACGTCGAGTTCCGCTACGACAAGGACGACAAGGGCCGCCCGGTCCTCGACGGCATCGACGTCACGGTCCCGGCCGGCGCCAGCCTCGCCGTCGTCGGCCCCACCGGCGCCGGCAAGTCCACGCTCGGCTATCTGGTGCCCCGGCTCTACGACGTCACCGGCGGTCGCGTCACCCTGGACGGCTTCGACGTCCGTGACCTCGACTTCGACACCCTCGCGCGCGCGGTCGGCGTGGTCTCGCAGGAGACGTACCTCTTCCACGCCTCCGTCGCGGAGAACCTGCGCTTCGCCAAGCCGGACGCCACCGACGAAGAGCTGCACGCGGCGGCCAGGGCCGCGCAGATCCACGACCACATAGCCGCGCTCCCCGATGGCTATGACACGGTCGTCGGCGAACGCGGTCACCGCTTCTCCGGCGGCGAGAAGCAACGTCTCGCCATAGCCCGCACCATCCTGCGCGATCCGCCGGTCCTCATCCTCGACGAGGCGACCAGCGCGCTCGACACCCGCACGGAAGCCGCGGTCCAGGAGGCCATCGACGCCCTGTCGGCCGACCGGACGACGATCACCATCGCCCACCGCCTGTCCACGATCCGCGGCTCCGACCAGATCGTGGTGCTGGACTCCGGCCATGTCGCCGAGCGCGGTACGCACGAGGAACTGCTGGAGCTGGACGGGCGGTACGCCGCGCTGGTGCGCCGGGACGCACAGCTGGAACCGGCCGGTTGAACCCGCTGTATCCGCGGGCATTCGGCCGGCCGACGCTGTGACCGACAAGCCGAACATGTGCCGGATTTGGCGGGATATGCGTATTAACGTTCCTGTATGCAGACGAAGATTCCGCCGCGGAGCACGATCCGACTGACACGCCGGGGCCGGATCGTCCTCGCCGTGGCCGGCGCCGTCGTGGCCGCTGCCGTCGTGGCGGTGCCGCTGCTCATGCCGGACGGCGGCCCAGGGGAGGCCGGACCCGCTGCGCTGGTCATCCCGGAGGGCTGGCGCGCGAGCCAGGTGTACGACGCCATCGACAAGGCCCTCAGGCTGCCTTCGGGCAGCGCCCGCAAGTCCCTCGGAAAGGCGGGCCTGAGCCTGCCGGGCGACGCCGGGGGCAACCCGGAGGGGTATCTCTTCCCGGCGGCGTACCCGTTGCGGCAGGGAGCGACGCCCGAATCCCTGCTGCGCTCCATGGTCGACACCGCGAACAGCAGGTTCAGCGCGCCGCCGATCGCCGCCGGGGCGCAGCGCAACGCGCTGAGCATCTACCAGACCGTCACCATCGCCAGCATCGTCCAGGCCGAGGCCGCGACGAATGCGGACATGGGCAAGGTCGCCCGGGTGATCTTCAACCGGCTGGAGCGCGGGAGGCCGTTGCAGATGGACTCCACGCTCAACTACGCACTCCACCGCAACACCGTCCGTACCAGCGAGGACGACACCCGCATCGAGAGCCCGTACAACTCCTACGAGCGCATGGGCCTGCCGCCGACGCCGATCGACAACCCCGGCGAGCAGGCGATGCGCGCCGTACTCAACCCGACGCCGGGCCGCTGGCTGTACTTCGTCACGGTCAAGCCGGGGGACACCCGCTTCTCCGTCGACTACGCGACGCACTTGCGCAATGTGGCGGAGTTCAACGCCCTCCAGCAGGGCGCGGGGCAGGCGCACGGCCGCAGCCCTGACGGGTCGTCGGGCTCGGCCCGGCCGTCGGTCCGCTGAGCCGGCGCAGCGTCACGCGGCGGCCGGCTCCTCCTCGGCCAGCAGCCGCCTGATGTCCCGGACGGCCGCGCGTCCGGCCCGGTTTGCGCCGATCGTGCTGGCGGAGGGGCCGTAGCCGACGAGATGGACACGGGGATCGGCCAAGGCCCGCGTGCCCTCGACACGGATCCCGCCACCCGGCTCGCGCAGCCGCAGCGGGGTGAGGTGGTCCAGCACGGCGCGGAACCCGGTGGCCCAAAGGATCACATCGGCCTCGACACGGCGCCCGTCGTTCCACTCCACGCCGTCCGGCGTGATCCGGTCGAACATCGGCTGCCGGTCCAGGACCCCGTCCGCGAGACCCTGCCGGATGACGTCGTTGAGGGGTAGCCCGGTGACCGAGACCACACTGCGCGGGGGCAGCCCCTGCCGCACGCGCTCCTCGACCAGCGCGACCGCCGAACGGCCCGCCTCCTGGTCGAACGGCCCCTCGCGGAACACCGGAGGCCGACGGGTGACCCAGGTAGTCGCGGCCGCGTAGGGGGCCAGTTCCAGCAGGTGCTGGGTGCCCGAGGCGCCGCCGCCCACGACCACGACCCGCTGCCCGGCGAACTCCTCGGGGCCGGCGTACTGCGCGGTGTGCAACTGCCGCCCGCGGAAGGTCTCCTGGCCGGGATAGCGGGGCCAGAACGGCCGGTCCCAGGTGCCGGTCGCGTTGATCAGCGTCCGCGTGGACCAGGTGCCCGCCGAGGTCTGCACGGACAGCCTGCCGCCCTCGCCCTCCCGGACGGCCCGTACGTCGACGGGCCGCCGCACCCGCAGGTCGAAGGCGCGCTCGTACCGGTCGAAGTACGCGCCGATGACCTCCGCCGAAGGCCGCGCCGGATCGGCGTCCGTCAACTCCATGCCGGGCAGCGCGTGCATCCCGTGCACCTTGCCGTACGTCAGCGAGGGCCACCGGAACTGCCAGGCACCGCCGGGCGCGGGGGAGTGGTCGAGCACCACGAAGTCACGGTCCGGTTCGAAACCGGTGCGTCGCAGGTGGTATGCGCTGGAAAGACCTGCCTGACCAGCGCCGATGACGACAACCTCGACCTCGCGCGATTCGTTCACGCTTCTACTAACCGGGGCGCGGGCACGGATCTTCCCGGAGCCGGCTGTCCGGCTCGACGTGGAGCAGCCGGAGAGGCGTGGTGGTGGCGCTTGGTGCCGTGGGCGCGCCGGAAGACGTCGTGGCGCACGGCTTGCGCGTATCAGTGCACTCAGCCGGTGGGGCGCTGTGCTGCCGGGTTCGCGTCTTCGGTGGCGGCCAGGGAGGCGAGCAGGCGTAGTCCCTCTTCCGAGGGGGAGCCGGGTTCGGCGGTGTAGATGGTCATGTTGAGCCCGGGTTCGGCGGCCAGGTCGAGGGACTCGTAGGCAAGGGTGAGGTCGCCGACCTCGGGGTGACGGAAGCGTTTGGTGCCGGTGCCGTGGCGGCGGACGTCGTGGGCGCCCCAGCGGGTGCGGAAGTCCTTGCTGCGGGTGGACAGCTCTCCGACGAGGTCGTGCAGGCCCTTGTCGTGGGGGTCCCGGCCGGCCTCGCGGCGCAGGATGGCCACCGCCATGCCGGCGAACAGGTCCCAGTCGGGGTAGAACCGGCGGGAGGCCGGGTCGAGGAACTGGAAGCGCCCCAGGTTCTGCCGGTTGTCGGGGTTCGCGAAGAGGTCGGTGTAGAAGGCGCGGGCGAGCCGGTTGGCGGCCAGGATGTCCATGCGGCCGTTGCCCACGACGGCGGGCCCCGCTGTGATCGCGTCGAGGGTCCATTGCAGGCTGCGGTGCGGGGTCCACTGCCGGGTGGTGGTGCGGCGCCGGGGGCGGGTGAGGGCGTCGGAGCCGTCGGCGGCCTGGGCCAGGTACAGGAGGTGGGCGCGTTCGACGTCGTCCAGCTGCAGCGCCCGGGCGACGGCTTCGAGCACGGCCGGGGAGACGCCGGCCAGGTTGCCCCGTTCGAGTTTCGCGTAGTACTCGACGCTCATGTCGGCCAGCGCGGCGACCTCGCTCCTGCGCAGGCCGGGCACGCGCCGCCGGGAACCGGCAGGCAGACCGGCCTGCTCCGGGGTGATCTTCGCTCGCCGCGAGGTGAGGAACTCGCGGACCTCCTCACGGTTGTCCATGTCTTCGACCGTACGGCCTGCCCGCCCCGGGAGGGATGTACTGCCAGTACACCTTTCGCTGGTAACTCGCTAACCGTCGGAATGAGCGGTTACCTGGAGCAGAGGTACTCCACGAGCGGGGCCTGCGCCTCGACGGGTACCCGGCCGGGCAGCGTGCGAAGGACAACGGCGCCCTCGACACGTCCCCGCCTCAAACCAGCACACGGCGACAGCGGCCGGCGGGCCGACCCGCGGGCCACGCCCCTCCAGCGAACGTAAGGACTTCCCCCATGCGCGGAGCAGTGATCCATGCCCCCGGCGATGTGCGCTTCGAGACCCTGCACGACCCGAAGATCCTGAAGCCGACCGATGCCATCATCCGCACGGCCGTCACCTGCGTGTGCGGCTCCGACCTGTGGCCCTGGCGCGGCCTGGACGCGACCGACGAGGCCCACCCCATGGGTCACGAGTACGTCGGCTTCGTCGAGGAGGTCGGAGCCGAGGTCACCGCCGTCAGGCCCGGCCAGTTCGTCGTCGGCTCGTTCGCGACCTCGGACAACACCTGCGCCAACTGTCGCAACGGCTGGCAGTCCAACTGCCTGAACCGCGAGTTCATGAGCACCTGCCAGGCCGACTACGTACGTATCCCCAACGCCCAGGGCACCCTGGTCGCCACCGACGAGGTGCCGGGCGAGGAGTTCTGGCCCGGCCTGCTGGCCGTCTCCGACGTGATGGGCACCGGCTGGTGGGCCGCCGAGGCCGCCGAGGTCAGGCCCGGCTCCACCGCGGTGGTCGTCGGTGACGGAGCGGTCGGCCTGTGCGCGGTGATCGCCGCGAAGGAGATGGGCGCGGAGCGGATCATCGCGATGAGCCGTCATGAGTCCCGCCAGAAGCTCGCCCGGGAGTTCGGCGCCACCGACATCGTCACCGAGCGCGGCGACGAGGGCGTCGCCCGGATCAAGGAGATGACCGGCGGCATCGGTGCCGATTCGGTCCTGGAGTGCGTCGGCACCGCTCAGGCCATGCAGCAGGCCCTGCACTCCGCGCGTCCCGGCGGCAACGTCGGCTTCGTCGGCGTCCCCCATGAGGTCGCCGTCGACGGCCAGGAACTGTTCTTCTCCCACGTCGGGCTGCGCGGCGGCCCCGCGCCCGTGCGCCGCTACCTGCCCGACCTGATCGACCGCGTCCTGTCGGGACGGATCAACCCGGGCAAGGTCTTCGACCTCACCCTGCCCCTGGAGCAGGTCGCCGAGGGCTACAAGGCGATGGACGAGCGCCGCGCCATCAAGGCCCTCCTCAAGCCCTGACCAACCCCTGACCCAAGCTCTGACCCCCGTCACCGACGAGGAGTACGCCGCCGCCCCGGCCACCGACCGACCCCCGGCCGCACCCCGGCCACCGCCCCCTGGCCGAGGAACATCTCCCGCATGCGCCTCGACGCCTACGCCGCACCCGCCGCCGCCGTACCCGTCGGCACGTTCGCCCGGGCCACGTCAGCCCCTGGCCGGGGTCGTCGACGGCGGCAGGCTGCCGTTGAACCTGGTGTCCACGAAGTCGCCGAAGTCCACCTTCTGCGGGATCAGCTTCAACTCGGTGAAGGCGTCGGCGATCTGTTGCTCGGAGGCGACGAGGGGTTTGTCGACGGCCACCGCGACGCGTGTGGAGTTGGTCCGCCGCACGGAGTCCAGCGCCACGTCGTACGGCAGACCGGTGTCCTTGGACCACACCTTGGCCCACTCGTCCTGATGGCCGTAGACCCAGGCCGTCGCCCGCCGCAGCCGGGTCAGGTAGTCCTTGATGACGGCGGCCTTCTTCGGGTCCTTCAGCGCGGAGGGCGCGGCCACCTGGAAGGTGAGCCCGTTGGTGACGCCCTCGCCGGTGGTCAGCACGCGGCCCCGCTTTGCCCGGAGGATCTGGGAGGTGTACGGGTCCCAGACCGCCCATGCGTCGACCTTGCCGGAGGTGAACGCGGCGAGCGCGTCGGCGGGCTGGAGGTACTTGACCTTGACGTCGGCGAGGCTGAGCCCGGCCGCCTTGAGCGAGGCGACGAGCTGGTAGTGCGCGGAGGAGCCCTGTGCGACGGCGACGGACTTGCCCTTGAGCTGCTGGGGTCCGGTCAGCCTGGAGCCGTTGGGCACGAGGATCGTGTCGCCCTTGGAGGTGCCGTGCCAGGCGGCCACGACGGAGATCTTCGAGCCGGCGCCGGCCGCGAAGACGGGCGGGGTGTTGCCGACACCGCCGATGTCGACGGCCCCCGCGTTCACGGCCTCCAGCAGCGGCGGACCGGAGGTGAAGGTGGACCACTTGATCTTGTAGTCCAGGTTCTTCAGCTCTCCCGCGGCACGCAGGATGGCCTCCGAACCGCCCTTCTGGTCACCGACGTTCAGTGTGACGGAGCCCTGGCCGTCGGTGACGGTGCCGGTGCTCGCGGACGAGTTCCCGCCGCAGGCGGTGAGCAGGAGCGCGAAGGGGAGGAGGGCTGCGGCGGGGGCGAGGCGTCGTCGCATGACGGTTCCGTTCATGTGCGAGGGATCGGGCGCAGGGGGATCGAGTAAGGCGGTATGGACTGCAGGGGGTGTCGAGCGCGGAGGATCCGGGCGCAGGGTTTCGAGGGGTCAGGCGGCTTCGGCTTCGGTGTCGGTGTGGACGCCGAGGCGTTCCAGCAAGCCGGCGCGGAGTGCGGCGAAGCGGGGGTCGGTGATCTCGCGCGGACGGCCGAGGTCGATGCGCTGCTCGTGGGCGATGCGGCCGCCGTCCATCACCAGGACGCGGTCGGCGAGCAGTACGGCCTCCTCGACGTCGTGCGTGACCAGCAGCACCGCGCAGCCCCGCTGCCGCCACAACTCCCCGACCAGCCGCTGGGCCCTGAGCCGGGTGAGCGCGTCGAGGGCGCCGAACGGCTCGTCGAGCAGCAGCAGATCGGGTTCGCGCACCAGGGCACGGGCGAGGGAGGCGCGCTGGGCCTCACCGCCGGACAGCGTCCTCGGCCAGGCGTTGGCCCGATGGCCGAGTCCGACCTCGTCCAACGCCCGCTCGGCGGCGGCGCGTTCGGGCTTTCCGGGCAGGCCGAGCAGGACGTTGCGCCAGACCCTCTTCCAGGGCATGAGCCGAGGTGCCTGGAAGGCGACGGCCCTGCGGCGCGGGACCAGTGCGGTGCCCCGGATGTCGCGGTCGAGGCCGGCGAGGATGCGCAGCAGCGTCGACTTGCCGCAGCCGCTGCGGCCGAGCAGGGCGACGAACTCGCCCGGCGCGATGTCGAGGTGCAGATCGTCGATGACGGTACGGCCGTCGAAGGAGCGGGTCAGCCCCTCGACGTGCACGGCCGTGGACACACCGGAAACACCGGACACCGCGGACTCCGTGGGGCTCACCGGCCGGTGAACGTCGGTCGCCATTGCAGCAGCAGCCTTTCGAGGGAACGGACGACGAAGTCGGCGAGCAGGCCGAGGAAGGCGTAGACGATCAGGCAGACCACGATCACGTCGGTCTGCAGGAAGTCCCGCGCCTGGACCATCAGGAAGCCGATCCCGGCGTCGGCGTTGACCTGCTCGGCGAAGACGAGCGCGAGCCAGGCGACACCGAGCGAGTACCGCAGCCCGGTCAGCGCGCCGGGCAGCGCACCCGGCAGGACGACATGCCGCACCAGCCCCCACCGGGACAGCCCCAACGACTCGCCCGCCTCGATGAGTTGGGCGTCCACGCCGCGGATCCCGGCGTAGACGTTGAGGTAGAGCGGGAAGGTGACGCCGAGCGTGATGATGGCGATCTTCGGGGCCTCGCCGATGCCGAACCAGATGATGAGCAGCGGAATGAGGCCCACGAACGGCACCGTCCGCAGCATCTGCACCGGCGCGTCCACCAGGTCCTCGCCGATCCTGAACAGCCCGGAGACCAGGGCGAGTCCGGTGCCCGTCAGGGTCCCGAAGAGCAGCCCGAGCGCCACGCGCTGCAAAGAGGTACCCATGGCCGACGGCAGTGAGCCGTCGCTGGTCAGATCCCAGCCGACCTGTGCGATCCGGCCCGGCGAGGCCAGTACGTCGGCCGTCAACACCCCGGTCGCGCTGAGGAGT comes from Streptomyces sp. FXJ1.172 and encodes:
- a CDS encoding ABC transporter permease — protein: MSISHAPPSSTGPDISGISASKDSGTEIAGPALDLQPVVPASSRSLRIPRWLRRTAGPILLLALWQLLSATGVLTADVLASPGRIAQVGWDLTSDGSLPSAMGTSLQRVALGLLFGTLTGTGLALVSGLFRIGEDLVDAPVQMLRTVPFVGLIPLLIIWFGIGEAPKIAIITLGVTFPLYLNVYAGIRGVDAQLIEAGESLGLSRWGLVRHVVLPGALPGALTGLRYSLGVAWLALVFAEQVNADAGIGFLMVQARDFLQTDVIVVCLIVYAFLGLLADFVVRSLERLLLQWRPTFTGR